The Thermococcus sp. DNA window CGTCTGCCTCATCGAGGAATATTATTTTGAAGCTCGCTCCACCTATCGGCTTCGTTCTTGCGAACTCCTTCACCTTCTCGCGTATGACATTTATACCCCTTTCATCGCTAGCGTTCAGTTCCAAGAAGTTGTGCCTCCAGTTCTCGCCGAATAACTCCCTCGCGAGGGCCAAAGCGGCGGTCGTTTTCCCGACACCAGGAGGCCCTGCAAAGAGCAGATGGGGCATCGAGCCTGTTTTGGCGTAGTGTTTGAGCCTCTTGACTATATGCTCCTGACCAACTATTTCATCTAATCTTTTTGGTCTGTACTTTTCAACCCAGGGCTTTTCAAGAACCTTAACTTCTCTAAGCTCCTCGGTCATGCCTTCCACCTAAAGGTTTATGAGAGCCGAGAGTTTAAGGGCTTTGCCATGGACCCGCTCGAACATTTTTCAATTCCCGGCCTTGTCTACCTCACGCTGTCGGGGGAGCCGACTCTCTCCGGACTTCTGGCCGTGGGTGCAGGGGCCCTGTTCCCTGACGTTGATGCGCTCTCAAAAGAGCACCGTTCCTACCTTCACTCCCTCCTGCCTTTCCTTCCAACCCTTATCCTCGGCCTGCACCTCCGCGGTTTGCCCCTTCTCTTTGCCCTAGGCTGGGGAAGTCACCTCTTCCTCGACTTCTTCACGGGAGTGATACCGCCGGTTTATCCCCTCTCCAGGAGGGGCTGGGGGTTGTCAATAGTAATCACAGGCCCGAGGAATTTTGGGATTGAGCTTAAGCTCATCGAGAGATATCCTGATAGGAAGCATGACTACCGGCTGGAAATCGGCGGTAGTTTTGCACTTGCAATTTTAACAATCCTCACGGCAATAATTAGACTGCACTAACCGGTTCAGTGCAAAACTTTTATACGCCAGTGTCCAATAACAACCGGTGGTTCTCATGGGAAAGCTTGACTGGATTAGGGAAGAACTTCAGGAGCTTAAGGAGAAGGGCCTCTACGTAACCATAAGAAAGTTGGAAAGCCCCCAGGGTCCCTGGGTCGTTGTTGACGGCAAAAAGGTTCTCAACATGTGTTCGAACAACTACCTCGGCTTGGCAGCACATCCCGAGATTCGTTACGCGGCAATAAGGGCCATCCTCGACTACGGTGTTGGAGCCGGAGCGGTTAGAACCATAGCCGGAACCATGGACCTCCACGTCGAGCTTGAGGAGAAGCTCGCCAAGTTCAAGAAGAGGGAAGCGGCCATCCTCTTCCAGAGCGGTTACAACGCAAACCTTGGAGCCATAAGCGCGCTCCTCAAGAAGGGCGAAGACGGTGTCTTCATCAGTGAAGAGCTCAACCACGCGAGCATAATAGACGGAATGCGCCTCAGCGGTGCGCCGAAGGTTATATACAAGCACATCGACATGGAGGACCTGAAGAAGAGACTTGAGGAAAACAAGGACAAGAAGAAGAAAATCATAGTCAGCGACGGTGTCTTTTCTATGGACGGCGACCTCGCTCCACTCCCCGAGATGGCCGAGCTCGCTGAGCAGTACGACGCTATACTTTACATCGACGATGCTCACGGTGAAGGCGTTCTCGGTGAGGGCGGAAGGGGTATAGTTGACCACTTCAAGCTCCACGACAAGGTTGACTTTGAGATGGGAACCCTGAGCAAGGCCTTTGGAGTCATAGGTGGCTACGTTGCTGGACCTGAGGAAGCGATAGAATACCTCCGCCAGAGGGCGAGGCCCTTCCTGTTCTCAAGCGCCCCGAATCCACCTGACGTTGCCGCTGCCATAGCTGCCGTCGAGATACTCCAGAGGAGCGATGAACTCGTTAGGAAGCTCTGGGACAACACCCACTTCCTCCAGAAGGGATTGCGTGATTTGGGCTACGACCTCGGAAACACGAAGCACCCGATTACACCGGTCATGCTCTACGACGAGAAGCTCGCCCAGGAGTTCTCAAAGCGCTTATATGACGAGTACAACATCTTTGCACAGGCCATCGTCTATCCGACAGTCCCGCTCGGAAC harbors:
- a CDS encoding metal-dependent hydrolase; the protein is MDPLEHFSIPGLVYLTLSGEPTLSGLLAVGAGALFPDVDALSKEHRSYLHSLLPFLPTLILGLHLRGLPLLFALGWGSHLFLDFFTGVIPPVYPLSRRGWGLSIVITGPRNFGIELKLIERYPDRKHDYRLEIGGSFALAILTILTAIIRLH
- a CDS encoding glycine C-acetyltransferase, whose translation is MGKLDWIREELQELKEKGLYVTIRKLESPQGPWVVVDGKKVLNMCSNNYLGLAAHPEIRYAAIRAILDYGVGAGAVRTIAGTMDLHVELEEKLAKFKKREAAILFQSGYNANLGAISALLKKGEDGVFISEELNHASIIDGMRLSGAPKVIYKHIDMEDLKKRLEENKDKKKKIIVSDGVFSMDGDLAPLPEMAELAEQYDAILYIDDAHGEGVLGEGGRGIVDHFKLHDKVDFEMGTLSKAFGVIGGYVAGPEEAIEYLRQRARPFLFSSAPNPPDVAAAIAAVEILQRSDELVRKLWDNTHFLQKGLRDLGYDLGNTKHPITPVMLYDEKLAQEFSKRLYDEYNIFAQAIVYPTVPLGT